A region of Aquarana catesbeiana isolate 2022-GZ linkage group LG08, ASM4218655v1, whole genome shotgun sequence DNA encodes the following proteins:
- the LOC141105852 gene encoding E3 SUMO-protein ligase ZBED1-like: MAEGDQKEREIKNAPSFLKANIWAHFGFYEHEQSGKHELDKSYAVCKACHTKIKYLGNTTNMRNHASRFHSEMLTPATTTTTTSAAAKSIDPAQPKIDAILSTLPPNSEKGKRITKAVAAFIAKDLRPYSVVENTGFRYLLKTIEPRYKIPSRSHFTENVIPALYHETKAQIIASMSQASRVAITCDSWTSVTTESYVTITAHYVSKDWQILSHVLQTRAIYESHTGAHLAELLSHVVEEWQLSDKSVVLVTDNASNMIVAAQVGKFPHVKCFAHTLNLASQRALKVATLSRLLGRVRRISTFFHRSTRASHCLKEKQKCLGLKNHKLITDVPTRWNSAYDMVERFLEQQPAVCATLLSPEVRKGETDLCTLNETDVSNAEDAMSALKPMKDATMLMSEERNPTVSLIAPLNAQLLQSMTDTMGDTPMIHEIKNAIRTDLQKRYSSEAEKKILHTASALDPRFKGLPFILTEEERLEIYNGVTEEAASLEITSKRTHEEDQVPRRKETLEEEESSPVEDNHSPSPPKRKARSLLMSLLGQSFTDTEGTIEPKTPYAKAEEEMEKYCKAPPLPLSEDPLNWWCEHEVIFPLLSQLSKQYLCIPGTSVSAERVFSTAGDVVTAKRSALKPEHVDQLVFLQKNLHIPKS; the protein is encoded by the exons ATGGCAGAAGGAGACCAAAAAGAACGAGAGATAAAAAATGCACCTAGCTTTTTAAAAGCAAACATCTGGGCACATTTTGGCTTTTATGAACATGAACAAAGTGGGAAGCATGAATTGGACAAGTCATACGCTGTGTGTAAAGCCTGTCAtacaaaaattaaatatctagggaatACTACTAATATGAGAAACCATGCTAGCCGTTTTCACTCAGAGATGCTAAcacctgccaccaccaccaccaccaccagtgccgccgCCAAGTCAATAGACCCAGCTCAGCCAAAAATTGATGCAATACTCTCAACTTTGCCGCCCAACTCTGAAAAGGGGAAGAGAATAACAAAAGCTGTGGCAGCTTTCATAGCTAAGGACCTGCGCCCTTACTCTGTTGTGGAGAACACTGGGTTTCGCTACCTGTTGAAGACGATAGAGCCGCGTTACAAGATCCCATCACgaagtcactttacagaaaacgttatacctgcactctaccacgaaaCCAAAGCTCAGATAATTGCGTCAATGAGCCAAGCAAGTCGAGTCGCAATAACGTGTGATTCATGGACTTCAGTCACGACGGAGTCTTATGTTACAATAACAGCACATTACGTTAGTAAGGACTGGCAGATCTTGTCGCATGTGCTGCAAACGAGAGCCATTTATGagtctcacacaggtgctcatcTGGCAGAGCTACTGTCTCATGTTGTGGAAGAATGGCAACTGTCCGATAAATCTGTAGTGCTTGTGACCGACAACGCATCAAACATGATAGTTGCAGCTCAAGTTGGGAAATTCCCCCATGTGAAATGCTTCGCCCATACACTGAACCTTGCATCCCAGCGAGCGCTGAAAGTGGCCACACTCTCCAGGCTTCTTGGCAGAGTGCGACGGATATCCACATTCTTTCACCGCAGCACTAGAGCAAGCCACTGTCTAAAAGAGAAACAGAAATGTCTTGGCCTGAAGAATCATAAGCTGATAACTGATGTGCCAACAAGATGGAACAGCGCATATGACATGGTCGAGAGGTTCTTAGAACAACAACCTGCAGTCTGTGCCACCTTGTTGTCTCCAGAAGTCAGAAAAGGAGAGACCGATCTCTGCACTCTCAACGAAACAGATGTGTCAAATGCAGAGGATGCTATGAGTGCATTAAAGCCAATGAAGGATGCAACCATGCTGATGTCAGAAGAGCGTAATCCAACAGTTTCTCTCATTGCCCCTCTAAATGCACAACTCctccagagcatgacagacacCATGGGAGACACACCCATGATCCATGAGATCAAGAATGCCATCAGAACAGATCTTCAGAAGAGGTACAGCAGCGAGGCAGAGAAGAAGATCCTTCATACAGCCTCTGCACTGGATCCTCGCTTTAAGGGACTGCCTTTTATCCTCACAGAGGAGGAGAGATTGGAGATATACAATGGAGTGACTGAGGAGGCTGCATCCTTGGAG ATTACATCTAAGAGGACACATGAGGAGGATCAAGTGCCTAGAAGAAAAGAAACTCTGGAAGAAGAAGAAAGTTCACCCGTCGAGGAtaaccattctccatctcctcccaaAAGAAAGGCCAGATCGCTGCTCATGAGTTTGCTGGGACAGTCTTTCACTGACACTGAAGGTACAATAGAACCCAAGACCCCCTATGCCAAGGCTGAAGAGGAAATGGAAAAATATTGTAAAGCCCCACCTCTGCCTCTCAGTGAGGACCCTTTGAACTGGTGGTGTGAGCATGAGGTCATATTTCCCCTCCTTTCTCAGCTGTCAAAGCAATACTTGTGTATCCCAGGCACAAGCGTGTCTGCAGAGCgtgttttctccactgcaggagatGTGGTAACTGCAAAAAGAAGCGCACTCAAACCAGAGCATGTGGATCAACTAGTGTTCTTACAGAAAAATCTACACATTCCCAAATCTTGA